The sequence CGCACGCGATACCATCGGGCCCATCGCCCTCACCTTCGCCCGACAGGACGAGGTCTTCGCGCCGCTTCTGGCAAACGCCCCCTTCCGCAAGGACATCTCGCCGGGATTGATGGGCGAAGGCATACAGGCCTTCGTGTTTCAGGCCCTCGCCCTCGATTTTTGCGCCATCAACAATGAAATGCCCCTGCCCGACAGGTTATCGACCTATCTGCACGCCTGGCTTCTGCCCGAAGGCTGAAACCCTTATTCGGCGGCCAGCGACGCGGCCTTGGGGCGACCAACCTCGACCAGCTCCGCGATCACCCCCTCCAGCAACCGCTTGAACGCGCCGAAATTGCCATTCGGGCGGATCAACTGTTCGTTCATGTAAAGCGCGCGGTCGATCTCGATCTGCACGGCATGGCGATTGCGCGAGGGGCGGCCATAATGCTGCGCGATGAAAGCCCCGGCAAAGGGCGTGTTGCGCACCACGGTCAAACCCGCCGCCTGGAAGGCCGCCTCGATCCGGCTGACCACCTCGTCACTGGCCGACGCGCCGAACCTGTCACCCAGGACAACCTCGGGCCGCTTCGCCCCCATCCGCACGACCGACTCCATCGCCTCGTGCGGCATCGAATGACAATCCACCAGAATCGACTGCCCGAACATCAGGTGCGCCTGGTCCAACTGCCCGGCCAGCGCCTCGTGATAGGGGCGCCAATAGGTCTCGATACGCCGCTCCGCCTCGGCGCGCGGCAGCTTGCCACGGTAAATCGCCCGGCCATTGGCCACCACGCGGGGAATCACCCCCAACCCCGAGGCCACACGCGGATTGTGCCGCAGCTTGCCGACCCCTTCGATCAGAGCCGGGTCCAATTCATCGGCGCTGCGGTTCAGATCCACATAGGCGCGCGGCGCCCCGGCCTTCAGCAAAGGCGCCCCCAACCGCGGCGCCGCTTCGAAAAGCTGATCCACAAAGGCATCTTCCGACGACCGCACCTGATGCTGGTCGAGCGCCGTTTTGCGCAGGAAAGACCATGCATAATCCCGCCCGCTGTGGGGCGAGGCAAAGACCACGCTGGTGGTCCGCCGTTCGGGGTGCGTCAGATGAAATGCGGCCTTTGGCATCCGTCCCTCCTGTTGCACTTTATCATAGACTGAAATTGTGTTTCTAAAAGCCCTTGATCCCCCCGCCGACTCCTTTTATAGACCCGGCCTACTGGCGCGGAATTCCGCGCCCCTATTCGTTGGGGCGGTTTCGCAAAGGTATTCATGGGCGATTAGCTCAGTGGTAGAGCACTTCGTTGACATCGAAGGGGTCA comes from Roseovarius bejariae and encodes:
- a CDS encoding N-formylglutamate amidohydrolase; this translates as MPKAAFHLTHPERRTTSVVFASPHSGRDYAWSFLRKTALDQHQVRSSEDAFVDQLFEAAPRLGAPLLKAGAPRAYVDLNRSADELDPALIEGVGKLRHNPRVASGLGVIPRVVANGRAIYRGKLPRAEAERRIETYWRPYHEALAGQLDQAHLMFGQSILVDCHSMPHEAMESVVRMGAKRPEVVLGDRFGASASDEVVSRIEAAFQAAGLTVVRNTPFAGAFIAQHYGRPSRNRHAVQIEIDRALYMNEQLIRPNGNFGAFKRLLEGVIAELVEVGRPKAASLAAE